A window of Fusobacterium simiae contains these coding sequences:
- the rpmB gene encoding 50S ribosomal protein L28, translated as MQRCEITGTGLISGNQISHSHRLTRRVWKPNLQVTTLVVNGSPIKVKVCARTLKTLKGASEVEVMRILKANIATLSERLLKHLNK; from the coding sequence ATGCAAAGATGTGAAATTACAGGAACTGGTTTAATTAGTGGAAATCAAATATCTCACTCTCATAGATTAACTAGAAGAGTATGGAAACCAAACCTACAAGTTACAACTTTAGTTGTTAATGGTAGCCCAATAAAAGTAAAAGTTTGTGCTAGAACTTTAAAAACTTTAAAAGGAGCTTCTGAAGTAGAAGTAATGAGAATCTTAAAAGCAAATATTGCTACATTAAGTGAAAGATTATTAAAACACTTAAACAAATAA
- the pfkB gene encoding 1-phosphofructokinase, with product MIYSVTLNPSIDFIVRVKDFQLGETNRAYEDNFFAGGKGIMVSKLLKNVGTDCINLGFLGGFTGAFIEQNLKKLNILFDFVTVNENTRVNVKLKTETETEINCQGPKISDSEKEEFLDKIRKIKSNDFVILSGSVPSNLGNDFYITIIEILNKNGVKFTLDSSGETFSKSLKYKPFLIKPNKDELKEYAKKDFKNNQEIIDYVRNNLVDKAENVIISLGGEGALYIDKNFSLFAHPLRVKENVVNTVGAGDSVVAGFVNYVLKHNDVEKSFRFAVACGTATSFSEDIGELDFIEEIYNKLVIERMDYGN from the coding sequence ATGATATATTCAGTAACTTTGAATCCCTCCATTGACTTTATTGTCAGAGTAAAGGATTTTCAATTAGGTGAAACTAACAGAGCCTATGAAGATAATTTTTTTGCTGGTGGTAAGGGAATAATGGTATCTAAACTCTTAAAAAATGTTGGAACTGACTGTATAAATCTTGGATTTTTAGGAGGATTTACAGGAGCATTTATTGAACAAAATTTAAAAAAGTTAAATATTTTATTTGATTTTGTAACTGTAAATGAAAACACAAGAGTAAATGTCAAATTAAAAACTGAAACTGAAACTGAAATTAACTGTCAAGGTCCGAAAATTTCTGATAGTGAAAAAGAAGAATTTTTAGATAAAATTAGAAAAATTAAAAGTAATGACTTTGTTATTTTATCTGGTTCAGTACCTAGCAATCTTGGAAATGATTTCTATATAACAATAATAGAAATTCTAAATAAAAATGGAGTAAAATTTACTCTTGACAGTAGTGGAGAAACTTTTAGTAAATCCTTAAAATACAAGCCATTTTTGATAAAACCTAACAAAGATGAATTAAAAGAATATGCTAAAAAAGATTTTAAAAACAATCAAGAAATTATAGATTATGTTAGAAATAATCTGGTTGATAAAGCTGAAAATGTCATAATTTCTCTAGGAGGAGAAGGAGCTTTATATATAGATAAAAATTTTTCACTTTTTGCTCATCCACTAAGAGTAAAAGAAAATGTTGTTAACACTGTTGGAGCAGGGGATTCTGTTGTCGCCGGTTTTGTAAATTATGTGCTTAAACATAATGATGTAGAGAAGTCATTTAGATTTGCAGTAGCTTGTGGAACAGCAACAAGTTTTTCAGAAGATATTGGAGAATTAGATTTTATTGAGGAAATATATAATAAATTAGTTATAGAAAGGATGGACTATGGAAATTAA
- a CDS encoding DUF308 domain-containing protein: MARFLNILFGVVFFLFGIYMWNNPTETFITYSFYLGLLYVIWTIITIFYIFRRKIKPVPYGNIIVSIIISIAILALPMFSISMVLWTFVFIFLVSAIYYLRSVIKNGLKSHLLQFVLACIAVVYGIIMLFNPIVAGNTIARILAFFVIMNGISYIFSSIIDVKIE; the protein is encoded by the coding sequence ATGGCTAGATTTTTAAATATTTTATTTGGAGTTGTATTCTTTTTGTTTGGAATTTACATGTGGAATAATCCTACTGAAACATTTATAACCTATTCATTTTATTTAGGATTACTTTATGTAATATGGACTATTATAACTATATTCTATATATTTAGAAGAAAAATAAAACCTGTCCCTTATGGTAATATTATTGTTTCTATTATTATATCAATAGCTATTTTAGCTTTACCTATGTTTTCAATATCTATGGTATTATGGACATTCGTTTTTATATTTTTAGTAAGTGCTATTTACTATTTGAGAAGTGTTATAAAAAATGGTTTGAAATCTCATTTACTTCAATTTGTATTAGCCTGTATTGCTGTAGTTTATGGAATTATAATGTTATTTAATCCTATTGTAGCAGGTAATACAATAGCTAGAATTTTAGCTTTCTTTGTTATAATGAATGGAATATCTTATATTTTTAGTTCTATTATTGATGTTAAAATAGAATAA
- a CDS encoding PTS fructose transporter subunit IIABC yields the protein MEIKDLLKKDLMILDLKASTKMEAIDEMIARLKEKNIISDEVVFKDLILKREEKSSTGLGEGIAMPHAKTSVVNTPSVLFARSNKGVDYDALDGEPVHIFFMIAASEGAHDLHIETLAKLSKMLLNDDFTKGLMTCETPDEVYALVDKYSEKPQETVKEETKEIQNTNRKKILAVTACPTGIAHTYMAEAALKEAGEKLGVDIKVETNGADGIKNNLTANDINEAVGIIVAADKKVETARFNDRKVIVTSTADAIKNAETLIKRVLNDEAPIFKAEVSDNKSEEDTQENDSIGRIIYKSIMSGVSNMLPFVIGGGILLALSFIVERFMGENELFKLLFNIGSGAFHFLIPVLAGFIAMSIADKPGFMPGAVAGYMASQGAGFLGGLIGGFIAGYSVIFLKKITKNMSKQFDGMKSMVIYPIFSLVITGILMYFIIGPIFTKINVIVANWLNNMGTANAVVLGAILGGMMSVDMGGPINKAAYAFSIGVFTDTGNGAFMAAVMAGGMVPPLAIALAMTLFKNNFDEKEKQSTISNFILGLSFITEGAIPFAAKEPVKVISSCVIGAAIAGGLTQFWSVSAPAPHGGIFVIPAMPSVHSAIFFIVSIAIGAVISGVIFGILRGKKIN from the coding sequence ATGGAAATTAAAGATTTACTGAAAAAAGATTTAATGATATTAGATTTAAAAGCTTCTACAAAAATGGAAGCTATTGATGAAATGATAGCAAGATTAAAAGAAAAAAATATCATTTCTGATGAGGTAGTTTTTAAAGATTTAATTTTAAAGAGAGAAGAAAAAAGTTCAACAGGTTTAGGAGAAGGAATTGCCATGCCTCATGCTAAAACTTCTGTTGTAAATACCCCTTCTGTCCTATTTGCAAGATCAAATAAAGGTGTAGATTATGATGCCTTAGATGGAGAACCTGTTCATATTTTCTTTATGATAGCTGCTTCTGAAGGTGCTCATGATTTGCATATTGAAACACTTGCTAAATTATCTAAAATGTTATTAAATGATGATTTTACAAAAGGTTTAATGACTTGTGAAACTCCTGATGAAGTTTATGCTCTTGTGGATAAATATTCTGAAAAACCTCAAGAAACTGTTAAAGAAGAGACAAAAGAAATTCAAAATACAAATAGAAAAAAAATACTTGCTGTAACTGCTTGTCCAACAGGTATTGCTCACACATATATGGCAGAAGCTGCTCTTAAAGAAGCAGGAGAAAAATTAGGGGTAGACATTAAAGTTGAAACTAATGGTGCAGATGGAATTAAAAATAATTTAACTGCTAATGATATCAATGAAGCAGTTGGAATTATAGTTGCAGCAGATAAAAAAGTTGAAACAGCTCGTTTTAATGATAGAAAAGTTATAGTTACGAGTACAGCAGATGCTATAAAAAATGCTGAAACTTTAATTAAAAGAGTTTTAAATGATGAAGCTCCTATTTTCAAAGCAGAAGTTAGTGATAACAAATCAGAAGAAGATACACAGGAAAATGATTCAATAGGAAGAATTATTTATAAGAGTATTATGAGTGGAGTTTCTAATATGTTACCATTTGTAATTGGTGGAGGAATTTTACTTGCTCTTTCATTCATTGTTGAAAGATTTATGGGTGAAAATGAGTTATTTAAGTTATTATTTAATATTGGATCTGGTGCTTTTCATTTCTTGATACCTGTTCTTGCTGGATTTATTGCTATGAGTATTGCAGATAAACCTGGATTTATGCCTGGGGCTGTTGCAGGATATATGGCAAGCCAAGGTGCTGGATTCTTAGGTGGACTTATTGGTGGGTTTATTGCAGGATATTCTGTTATATTCTTAAAGAAAATTACAAAGAATATGTCTAAACAATTTGATGGTATGAAATCAATGGTGATTTATCCAATATTCAGTTTAGTAATAACTGGAATATTGATGTATTTCATAATAGGACCTATATTTACAAAAATAAATGTTATTGTTGCTAATTGGTTAAATAATATGGGAACTGCAAATGCTGTTGTATTAGGAGCTATACTTGGTGGAATGATGAGTGTTGATATGGGAGGACCTATCAATAAAGCAGCCTATGCATTCTCAATAGGAGTATTTACTGACACAGGAAATGGAGCATTCATGGCAGCTGTTATGGCAGGTGGAATGGTTCCCCCATTGGCAATAGCTCTTGCTATGACATTATTTAAAAATAATTTTGATGAAAAAGAAAAACAATCAACAATTTCAAACTTTATATTAGGTTTATCTTTTATAACAGAAGGAGCAATCCCTTTTGCAGCTAAAGAGCCAGTTAAAGTAATAAGTTCTTGTGTGATTGGAGCTGCAATAGCAGGTGGATTAACTCAATTCTGGAGTGTTTCTGCTCCTGCACCTCATGGTGGAATATTTGTTATTCCTGCAATGCCAAGTGTACATTCAGCTATATTCTTTATAGTTTCTATTGCAATAGGTGCAGTTATATCAGGAGTTATATTTGGAATTTTAAGAGGAAAAAAAATTAATTAA
- a CDS encoding DeoR/GlpR family DNA-binding transcription regulator — protein sequence MLFENRISLILKFIEQNGSIENSKIIKDLKISEATLRRDLAYLEKENKIKRVRGGAILKKVARKEIAIREKNSNKDSKRKIAKLAAQFISDGDYIYLDAGTTTYEIIDYMKGKNIKVVTNGIMHLEKLIANDIETYLIGGKIKKSTLAIVGVKALRDLSEFRFDKAFLGINGINESGYSTHDIEEALIKKQAIDNSNKSFILADSSKFNIAYFANVAKLEEATIITDKKEINKNIIKHTKIISTY from the coding sequence ATGTTATTTGAAAATAGAATTTCACTTATTTTAAAATTTATTGAACAAAATGGTAGTATTGAAAATTCAAAAATTATTAAAGATTTAAAAATTAGTGAAGCTACTCTTAGGAGAGATTTAGCTTATCTTGAAAAAGAGAACAAAATTAAAAGAGTTAGAGGAGGTGCAATTCTTAAAAAAGTTGCTAGGAAAGAAATAGCAATCAGAGAAAAAAATTCTAATAAGGACAGTAAAAGGAAAATTGCAAAACTAGCAGCTCAATTTATCTCTGATGGAGATTACATTTATTTAGATGCAGGAACAACTACCTATGAGATTATTGACTACATGAAAGGAAAAAATATTAAGGTTGTAACAAATGGAATTATGCATTTAGAAAAACTTATAGCCAATGATATTGAAACCTATTTAATAGGTGGAAAAATTAAAAAAAGTACCTTGGCTATTGTTGGAGTAAAAGCCCTAAGAGATTTATCAGAATTTAGATTTGATAAGGCTTTTCTTGGAATAAATGGGATTAATGAAAGTGGTTATTCAACTCATGATATAGAAGAGGCTTTGATTAAAAAACAAGCTATTGATAATTCTAATAAATCTTTTATTTTAGCAGATAGTTCAAAATTTAATATTGCCTACTTTGCCAATGTTGCAAAACTTGAAGAAGCTACGATAATAACTGATAAAAAAGAAATAAATAAAAACATAATTAAACATACAAAAATAATAAGTACATATTAA
- the guaA gene encoding glutamine-hydrolyzing GMP synthase, whose amino-acid sequence MKKGGIVILDFGSQYNQLIARRVREMGVYAEVVPFHEDIDKILAREPKGIILSGGPASVYAEGAPTLDIKLFQKNIPILGLCYGMQLITHLHGGKVARADKQEFGKAELELDDKNHILYKDIPNKTTVWMSHGDHVTEMAPNFKIIAHTDSSIAAIENSDKNIYAFQYHPEVTHSQHGFDMLKNFVFGIAKAEQNWSMENYIETTVKQIKEKVGNKKVILGLSGGVDSSVAAALINKAIGKQLTCIFVDTGLLRKDEAKQVMEVYAKNFDMNIKCVNAEKRFLTKLAGVSDPETKRKIIGKEFVEVFNEEAKKIEGAEFLAQGTIYPDVIESVSVKGPSVTIKSHHNVGGLPEDLKFELLEPLRELFKDEVRKVGRELGIPNYMVDRHPFPGPGLGIRILGEVTKEKADILREADAIFIEELRKADLYNKVSQAFVVLLPVKSVGVMGDERTYEYTAVLRSANTIDFMTATWSHLPYEFLEKVSNRILNEVKGVNRLTYDISSKPPATIEWE is encoded by the coding sequence ATGAAAAAAGGTGGAATTGTTATATTAGACTTTGGTTCTCAATACAATCAACTTATTGCAAGAAGAGTTAGAGAAATGGGAGTTTATGCCGAAGTCGTTCCTTTTCATGAAGATATTGATAAAATTTTAGCCAGAGAACCAAAGGGTATTATTCTTTCTGGTGGACCTGCTTCTGTTTATGCTGAGGGGGCTCCAACTTTGGATATTAAATTATTTCAAAAAAATATTCCAATTCTTGGACTTTGTTATGGCATGCAACTAATAACTCATTTACATGGAGGTAAGGTTGCAAGAGCTGATAAACAAGAATTTGGTAAGGCTGAACTTGAATTAGATGATAAAAATCATATATTGTATAAAGATATACCAAATAAAACTACTGTTTGGATGAGCCATGGAGACCATGTTACTGAAATGGCACCAAACTTTAAAATTATAGCTCATACTGATTCTTCAATAGCTGCTATTGAAAACAGTGATAAAAATATTTATGCTTTCCAATATCACCCAGAAGTTACTCACTCTCAACATGGTTTTGATATGCTTAAAAACTTTGTTTTTGGTATAGCAAAAGCAGAACAAAACTGGTCTATGGAAAACTATATTGAAACAACAGTTAAACAAATAAAAGAAAAAGTCGGAAATAAAAAAGTTATTTTAGGTTTATCAGGTGGAGTTGATTCATCTGTTGCTGCTGCTCTTATCAACAAGGCAATAGGTAAACAATTAACTTGTATTTTTGTTGATACTGGACTACTTAGAAAAGATGAAGCTAAGCAAGTTATGGAAGTTTATGCTAAAAACTTTGATATGAATATTAAGTGTGTGAATGCAGAAAAAAGATTTTTAACAAAACTTGCAGGTGTTTCTGACCCAGAAACTAAAAGAAAAATTATAGGTAAAGAATTTGTTGAAGTATTCAATGAAGAAGCTAAAAAGATTGAAGGAGCAGAATTTTTAGCACAAGGTACAATTTATCCTGATGTTATAGAATCTGTTTCTGTTAAAGGACCATCTGTTACTATAAAATCTCACCACAATGTTGGAGGTTTGCCAGAAGATCTAAAATTTGAATTGCTTGAACCTTTAAGAGAATTATTTAAAGATGAAGTTAGAAAAGTTGGTAGAGAATTAGGTATTCCTAATTATATGGTTGATAGACATCCATTCCCAGGACCTGGACTAGGAATTAGAATACTAGGAGAAGTTACTAAAGAAAAGGCTGATATACTAAGAGAAGCTGATGCAATATTTATAGAAGAATTGAGAAAAGCTGATTTATATAATAAAGTTAGCCAAGCTTTTGTTGTTTTACTACCTGTAAAATCTGTTGGAGTTATGGGAGATGAAAGAACCTATGAATATACAGCTGTTTTAAGATCAGCTAATACAATAGATTTTATGACTGCTACTTGGTCTCATTTACCTTATGAATTTTTAGAAAAAGTTTCTAATAGAATTTTGAATGAGGTTAAAGGTGTTAATAGATTGACTTATGATATTTCTTCTAAACCACCTGCTACTATTGAGTGGGAATAG
- a CDS encoding AAA family ATPase, translating into MIFKSIYLKEGFNERRIDFSKEVNLIHSDENSKGKTTLLRFMLYALGYNIPNTKKIKFNQCEVEMIVENEKKEEIKLVRNSLPIIEIEINKKKKVYVIPEQQNELQELIFGIENKDIISNLLGVYYIDQEKGWTLLNRGIVIGSIHFNIEELIRGLSGINCIDLIEKESQLKRRISKYKQMFSIAEYQEILQNEEGLVTNSYEDKIDSELDSLLIKQREIKEELRRIDRTLSDNKHFKKFVVEMKLLVKTSSGEIVAVTENNIVGLNDAIELLVTKRKITFTKLADITSKIEKKQKNFDKEYEQLKFFKSANQLEIFDKRISRIPLNQVIIKQEITNLEKQAKNIREEISRITKNNNTIVSNIFETIIKYAIELKIGDKDSISPTYLFTSNLKELSGAILHKTVFAFKLGYITAIKKKLNIKLPILLDSPSGKEVDQENIKLMMNILKRDFSDHQIIIASIFKYDFNDINIIEIRNRLIEII; encoded by the coding sequence ATGATATTTAAGTCAATTTATCTTAAAGAAGGTTTTAATGAAAGAAGAATTGATTTCTCAAAAGAAGTAAACTTAATTCATAGTGATGAAAATAGTAAAGGAAAGACCACACTCCTTAGATTTATGTTGTATGCATTAGGATATAATATACCAAATACTAAAAAAATTAAATTTAACCAGTGTGAAGTAGAAATGATAGTTGAAAATGAAAAAAAAGAAGAAATAAAACTTGTAAGAAATAGTTTACCAATAATTGAAATAGAGATAAATAAAAAGAAAAAAGTTTATGTTATTCCAGAACAACAAAACGAGTTACAAGAATTGATTTTTGGAATAGAGAATAAAGATATAATTTCTAATTTATTAGGAGTATACTATATTGATCAGGAAAAAGGTTGGACATTGTTAAATAGAGGCATTGTAATAGGTAGTATACATTTTAATATTGAAGAACTAATTCGTGGATTATCTGGGATTAATTGCATAGATTTAATTGAGAAAGAATCTCAATTAAAAAGAAGAATTAGTAAATATAAACAAATGTTTAGTATAGCAGAATATCAAGAGATATTACAAAATGAAGAAGGGCTAGTAACAAATAGTTATGAAGATAAAATTGATAGTGAACTTGACAGCCTATTGATAAAACAAAGAGAAATTAAAGAAGAATTACGTCGTATAGATAGAACATTGTCAGATAACAAACATTTTAAAAAGTTTGTAGTAGAAATGAAATTACTAGTTAAAACTTCAAGTGGAGAAATTGTAGCAGTTACAGAAAATAATATTGTAGGACTTAATGATGCAATTGAATTGTTAGTTACAAAAAGAAAAATAACATTTACTAAGCTTGCTGATATAACAAGTAAAATTGAAAAAAAACAAAAAAATTTTGATAAAGAATATGAACAATTAAAATTTTTTAAATCAGCTAACCAATTAGAAATTTTTGATAAGAGGATTTCAAGAATTCCTTTAAATCAAGTTATAATAAAACAAGAGATTACAAATCTTGAAAAACAAGCTAAAAATATAAGAGAAGAAATTAGTAGAATTACTAAAAATAATAACACAATTGTTTCAAATATTTTTGAGACAATAATCAAATATGCAATAGAATTAAAAATAGGGGATAAAGATTCAATTTCTCCAACATACCTATTTACATCGAATTTAAAAGAGCTCTCAGGAGCAATATTACATAAAACCGTGTTTGCTTTTAAATTGGGATATATAACTGCAATAAAAAAGAAACTGAATATCAAACTTCCTATTTTACTAGATTCACCTAGTGGTAAGGAAGTAGATCAAGAAAATATTAAGTTGATGATGAACATATTAAAAAGAGATTTTAGTGATCATCAAATTATTATAGCTTCTATATTTAAATATGATTTTAATGATATAAACATAATAGAAATTAGAAATAGATTGATTGAAATAATCTAG
- a CDS encoding P-loop NTPase, translated as MSKGPHNPAHNWIKKIIFELNDNIETDYSYYEGKKPSYQDIVRGLPIKRNLLENEISNSIEKNRVTVIKSSSGQGKTTLAMKVAYDLREEYTIYQLLWCNDSKELNNIISYFSTRIKIGEKPLIIIDNLDSQLNEWNKLAQLFQNEISYNYKLVITTREDDWYNYSGDLSNVKSLQVIKLSLSEKEAQDIFYVLKNNNKLHPSIKDWKKSFRIIEEKKLLIEYIYLLTHGEMLSERINNQITKISATDTGKIKCEILRKICFADICGIKLSANKLINSLIEPTFQDYGELLKSIENEFFIRIDNTEKYIEGLHPIRSQHIVEKLHEFVDIEKTALQVTDITDSLYYAKLFSCFPKLIRNKEEFYLQLIKKIWNKNNLSSYIDALHGIFSGSVLEYYLTNKNIFDDANQHGGLSLLVADLNPFTKFDEINETLIFLDSIEKIEPNNKNIKYLINLKNNVPKINLPKTDIYILCKVLYEYFKENDVFYITSDITSYALIVYWLINIDSSFNLSYNISLELLWKKCNNYSIDTIASIMYTCFLGDKKKYMIFINKNLDYILEYLRIQTKSLQIYPNKEKNEIHVDYILLSDKINDSNNESVTRLKKLCKMLPIFDCYCADAIKPTIDILSKYKVPDNAHKTIPIRNIVIMFHHEFISLWKKTIYSNYEFDSIYEWLEYWFYIRTTIVNLFNKIILCIKKILEGRQLGELANEINNLLEEITKKLIMICKYPYEDRPFDKKANIPEDVIRFNVNFFQDINNFCTQLVKFLYRDIKVSNLALINLQQALFKLKTMQTNFNKISIEQEILMENSQKLCIKEDEVYNLLTYSCLYFSENKSSKNFNKYNVSLWYESNYKKKLLKTLNSLNGLSAEYSIDFPKKFLFDGILSQYPLVINNFDIMTMDNDIINLLALCTPFADLEYDYLILLFCDDYHTLIPNGLKIQKKFFENLKKAIKNENISLINELNPPFPIEVTPQMIECFDKEYIIKKTTISNFENVYYIGELLWALSKSRQLLVTEQDKKYLNNIEEDYKIKILKLLDSIDTKIPNSLSSEIQIICKKVLEGQIFLDRELNSFYSYLENTIKTSLN; from the coding sequence ATTAGCAAAGGTCCTCATAACCCTGCACATAATTGGATTAAAAAAATTATTTTTGAATTAAATGATAATATTGAAACAGACTATAGTTACTATGAAGGAAAAAAACCTTCTTATCAAGATATTGTAAGAGGGTTACCAATTAAAAGAAATTTATTAGAAAATGAGATTTCTAATTCTATCGAAAAAAATAGAGTCACTGTAATTAAATCATCAAGTGGTCAAGGAAAAACAACTTTAGCCATGAAAGTTGCATATGATTTAAGAGAAGAATACACTATCTACCAACTTTTATGGTGCAATGATTCTAAAGAGTTGAACAATATAATTTCTTATTTTTCCACAAGAATAAAAATAGGTGAGAAACCATTAATTATTATTGACAATCTAGATTCTCAACTTAACGAATGGAATAAATTAGCTCAACTTTTTCAAAATGAAATATCATATAATTATAAATTGGTTATAACAACAAGAGAAGATGATTGGTATAATTATAGTGGAGATTTAAGTAATGTGAAATCTTTACAAGTTATTAAATTATCATTAAGTGAAAAAGAAGCACAAGATATTTTTTATGTACTTAAAAATAATAATAAATTACATCCATCAATTAAAGATTGGAAAAAATCATTTAGAATTATTGAAGAAAAAAAACTATTAATTGAATATATTTATTTACTCACTCATGGTGAAATGTTATCAGAACGGATAAATAACCAAATTACAAAGATTAGTGCTACTGATACAGGAAAAATTAAGTGTGAGATTCTTCGTAAAATTTGTTTTGCTGATATATGTGGAATTAAACTTTCGGCAAATAAATTAATTAATAGTTTAATAGAACCAACTTTTCAAGATTATGGTGAATTATTAAAAAGTATTGAAAATGAATTTTTTATTCGAATTGATAATACAGAAAAATATATAGAAGGATTACATCCAATTCGTTCTCAACATATTGTTGAAAAATTGCATGAATTTGTTGATATAGAAAAGACTGCATTACAAGTTACAGATATTACAGATTCTCTTTATTATGCAAAATTATTTTCTTGTTTCCCAAAATTGATAAGAAATAAAGAAGAGTTTTATTTACAATTAATTAAAAAAATATGGAATAAAAATAATTTATCATCATATATAGATGCCTTACATGGTATATTTTCAGGTAGTGTTCTAGAATATTATCTTACAAATAAAAATATTTTTGATGATGCTAATCAACATGGAGGTTTGTCACTTTTAGTTGCAGATTTAAATCCATTTACCAAATTTGATGAAATTAACGAAACACTTATTTTTTTAGATAGCATAGAGAAAATTGAGCCTAATAATAAAAATATAAAATATTTAATTAATCTTAAAAATAATGTTCCAAAAATAAATTTACCAAAAACAGATATCTATATTTTATGTAAAGTATTGTATGAATATTTTAAAGAAAATGATGTATTCTATATTACATCAGATATTACTTCATATGCTTTAATCGTTTACTGGTTAATTAACATAGATTCTTCTTTCAATTTATCATATAATATTTCTTTAGAATTGCTTTGGAAAAAATGTAATAATTACTCAATAGATACTATAGCTTCTATTATGTATACCTGCTTTTTAGGAGACAAAAAAAAATACATGATATTCATTAATAAAAATTTAGACTATATTTTAGAATACTTAAGAATTCAAACAAAATCATTACAAATATATCCTAATAAAGAAAAAAATGAAATTCATGTAGATTATATACTTCTTTCTGATAAAATTAATGATAGTAATAATGAAAGTGTTACTAGATTAAAAAAATTATGTAAAATGCTACCAATCTTTGATTGTTACTGTGCTGATGCTATTAAACCAACAATAGATATATTATCTAAATATAAAGTTCCAGATAATGCCCATAAAACCATACCAATTAGAAATATTGTAATTATGTTTCATCATGAATTTATATCTCTTTGGAAAAAAACAATTTATAGCAATTATGAATTTGACAGTATTTATGAATGGTTAGAGTATTGGTTTTATATTAGAACTACTATTGTAAACTTATTCAATAAAATTATTTTATGTATTAAAAAAATATTAGAAGGAAGACAATTAGGGGAACTTGCTAATGAAATAAATAATCTTCTTGAAGAAATAACAAAAAAGTTAATTATGATATGTAAATATCCTTATGAGGATAGACCTTTTGATAAAAAAGCAAATATTCCAGAAGATGTTATCAGATTTAATGTTAATTTTTTTCAGGATATAAATAATTTTTGTACTCAACTAGTTAAATTTTTATATAGAGATATAAAAGTATCAAATTTAGCATTAATAAATTTACAACAAGCATTATTTAAATTAAAAACAATGCAAACAAATTTTAATAAAATATCAATAGAACAAGAAATATTAATGGAAAATTCCCAAAAATTATGTATAAAGGAAGACGAAGTCTATAATTTATTAACATACTCATGTCTCTATTTTAGTGAGAATAAGTCTAGCAAAAATTTTAATAAGTATAATGTAAGTCTTTGGTATGAAAGTAACTATAAGAAAAAACTTTTAAAAACATTGAATAGTTTAAATGGATTATCAGCTGAATATTCCATAGATTTTCCTAAAAAATTTCTTTTTGATGGAATACTAAGTCAGTATCCTCTTGTTATAAATAATTTTGATATAATGACTATGGATAATGATATTATTAATTTATTGGCACTATGTACTCCTTTTGCTGACCTAGAATATGATTATTTAATTCTCTTATTTTGTGATGATTATCATACTTTAATTCCTAATGGACTAAAAATTCAAAAAAAATTTTTTGAGAATTTAAAAAAAGCCATTAAAAATGAAAATATCTCTTTAATAAATGAATTGAATCCTCCTTTTCCTATAGAAGTTACACCACAGATGATAGAATGTTTTGATAAAGAATATATTATTAAAAAAACTACTATTAGTAATTTTGAAAATGTTTATTATATAGGTGAACTTTTATGGGCACTTTCAAAATCTAGGCAATTATTAGTTACAGAACAAGATAAAAAATATTTAAATAATATTGAAGAAGATTATAAAATAAAAATTTTAAAGCTTCTTGATAGTATTGATACTAAAATTCCTAATTCTCTATCTTCAGAAATCCAAATTATTTGTAAAAAAGTACTTGAAGGCCAGATTTTTTTAGATAGAGAACTAAATAGCTTCTATAGTTATCTAGAAAATACAATTAAAACTTCTT